Sequence from the Ornithinimicrobium humiphilum genome:
CGAGCGCGCGCGCCTCCTCCTCGGTGAGCTCGCGGGCCGGGAGGGCGGCGCGGGCGGCGTCCGCGAGGTCGACGAGGTATGCCGTGGGGCCGGGTCCCGTCTCGGGATCCAGCTGCTCGAGGGGCACGGCGTGATCGAGGGTGAGCCCGCCGACGCGGGTGCGGCGCAGCGCGGTCAGGTGCCCGCCGACCCCGAGGGCCGCGCCCAGGTCTCGGGCCAGGGCCCGGACGTAGGTGCCGGAGGAGACGTCGACCTCGACGTCCAGGTCGAGGACGCCGTCGGGCAGCGGCTCGCCGTCGGGACCGGGCTCCCCCGGCCGGCGGACGGCGAGTACGTCGAAGCGGCTCACGGTGACGGGACGGGCGGCCAGCTCGACGTCCTCGCCGGAGCGCACGCGGGCGTAGGACCGCTTGCCGTCCACCTTGATGGCGCTGACGGCACTGGGCACCTGGGCGATGTCGCCGGTCAGGCCGGCGACGGCCTCGCGCACCTGCTCGTCGGTCACCCGCGACGCGTCGGCGCCACCGGTGACCTCGCCCTCGGCGTCGTCGGTCAACGTGCTCTGCCCGAGCCGCACGGTGGCGGCATACCCCTTGTCGTGGCCGACCAGGAAGGTGAGCAGCTTGGTGCCCTTGTTGACGCCGAGCACGAGCACGCCCGTGGCCATCGGGTCGAGGGTGCCCGCGTGGCCGACGCGGCGGGTGCGGCAGAGCCGCCGGGCGCGTCCGACCACGTCGTGGCTGGTCCAGCCGGCGGGCTTGTCGACGACGAGCAGGCCGTCGCCGACGGGCGCGTCAGTCGCGGTCATCCGCGTCCGCGTCGTCCTCGTCGTCGGTGCGGGGCTTGCGGTAGGGGTCCTCGTCACCGGCGTAGCCGGCGGCCGCGCGGGCCGCGGCGAGCTCGGCGTCGCGGCGGGCGACCTCGCGCAGCAGCTCGTCGAGGTGCTGGGCGTCCTCGGGCAGGGCGTCGAGGAGGAACTCCAGGGTCGGGGTGAGCCGGATGCCGAGGCCCTTGCCGACGAAGGAGCGCAGCCGGCCGCGGTACTCCTCGAGCACCTCGGCGGCGGTGGTCCGGTCCTCGTCGGTGCCGAGGACGGTGTAGAAGACGCTGGCGTGCTGGAGGTCGCCGGTCACGCGCACGTCGGTGATGGTGACGAAACCGACGCGCTCGTCCTTGACGACCTGCGACAGCCCCTGGGTCACCAGCTGCTTGATCCGCTCGGCGATCCGGCGGGCTCGGGCGTTGTCGACCATGGCGGCCTCCTGGCTGTCGGGGACGGGAGCGGTTCCCATCCTAGGGACGTGGTCCGGACGCGCGGACCGGCCCCGCCCGAGGGCGAGGCCGGTCCGACGGCGACCCGGTGGGGGTCAGGTGCGCGGGATCTCGCGCATCTCGTAGGTGGTGATGACGTCATCGATCTGGAGGTCGTTGAACGACCCCAGGTTGATGCCGCACTCGTAGCCCTCGCGGACCTCGGTCACGTCGTCCTTGAACCGGCGCAGACCGGCCACCTCGAGGTTCTCGGTGACGACGACGCCCTGACGGGTGATCCGGGCCTTCGCACCACGGGTGATCGTGCCGCTGCGGACGAGGCAGCCCGCGACGTTGCCGAACTTGGAGCTGCGGAAGATCTCGCGGATCTCGGCCGTGCCGGTCTCGACCTCTTCGTACTCGGGCTTGAGCATGCCCTTGAGGGCGTTCTCGATGTCCTCGATGGCCTGGTAGATCACCGAGTAGTAGCGGATCTCGACGCCCTCCTTCTCGGCGTAGTCCGCGTTCTGGCCCTCGGCCCGGACGTTGAAGCCCAGGATGATGGCGTCGGAGGCGACGGCGAGGTTGATGTTGTTCATCGTGATCGCACCGACGCCGCGGTCGATGATCCGCAGGTCGACCTCGTCGCCCACGTCGATCTGGAGCAGCGCGTCCTCCAGCGCCTCGACCGAACCGGACACGTCGCCCTTGAGGATGAGGTTGAGGGTCTCGACCTTGCCCTGGGCGAGGGCCTGGTTGAGGTCCTCGAGGCTGATCCGCTTGCGCGACTTGGCCAGCGCGGCCTGCCGGTCGGCAGCCTCGCGCTTCTCGGCGATCTGACGGGCGGTCCGGTCGTCGGGCGCCACCACGAAGGTGTCGCCCGCCCGGGCCACCGAGTCCAGACCGAGGACCTGCACGGGACGGGACGGGCCCGCCTCGGACACGTTGTTGCCGTGCTCGTCGAGCAGGGCGCGGACGCGGCCGTGGCTGGCGCCGGTGACGATGGCGTCGCCGACCCGCAGGGTGCCCTGCTGGACGAGGACGGTCGCGACCGGGCCGCGGCCCTTGTCCAGGTTGGCCTCGATGGCCACACCGCGCGCGTCCTTGTCGGGGTTGGCCCGCAGGTCGAGCGCCGCGTCGGCGGTGAGCAGGACGGCGTCGAGCAGCGCGTCGATGTTCTGGCCCTGCTTGGCCGAGACGTCGACGAACATGGTCTCGCCGCCGTACTCCTCGGCGATCAGGCCGTACTCGGTCAGCTGCTGGCGGATCTTCGCGGGGTTGGCACCCTCGACGTCGATCTTGTTGACCGCGACCACGATCGGCACGTCGGCCGCCTGGGCGTGGTTGAGCGCCTCCACCGTCTGCGGCATGACGCCGTCGTCGGCGGCGACCACGAGGATCGCGATGTCGGTCACCTTGGCACCACGGGCACGCATGGCGGTGAACGCCTCGTGACCCGGGGTGTCGATGAAGGTGATCGCGCGCTCGACGCCCTCGTGCTCGGTCCGGACCTGGTAGGCACCGATGTGCTGGGTGATGCCGCCGGCCTCGCCACCGCCCACGTCCGAGCGCCGGATGGCGTCGAGCAGGCGGGTCTTGCCGTGGTCGACGTGACCCATGACCGTGACGACCGGGGGACGCGGCTGCAGGTCCTCGTCGGACTCCGCCTCGGCCTCGGCCTCCAGGTCGAGCCCGAAGGCGCTGAGCAGCTCGCGCTCCTCCTCCTCGGGGGAGACGACGCGGATGTCGTAGCCCAGCTCGGCGCCGAGCACCGCGAAGGTGTCCTCGTCGAGCGACTGGGTCGCGGTCGCCATCTCACCGAGGTGGAAGAGCACCGTCACCAGCGACGCGGGGTCGACGTTGATCTTGTCGGCGAAGTCGGTCAGCGACGCGCCGCGGCGCACCTGGATGACCTGGCCGTTGCCCCGAGGGACGTTGACGCCGCCGATGGCGGGCGCCTGCATCGCCTCGAACTCCTGGCGCTTGGCCCGCTTCGACTTCCGCCCACGGACCTTGCCACCGCCACGACCGAACGCACCGGCCGTGCCACCGCGACCGCGGGGACCGCCGCCACGACCACCGGGGCCGCCGCGGAAACCGCCGCCGGCACCAGCACCGGGGCCACCACCGGGGCCGCCACCGGGACGACCGCGACCGCCGGCCGGACGGGCCGGGCGCTCGCCCGGACGGGGCACGGAGGCCCGCTCGGGCATCATGCCGGGGTTCGGGCGCACGCCACCGGGACGCGGGGCCGGACGGGGACCGCCCGGACGCGGGCCGCCGGGGCCTGCCGCACCGGCACCACGGGTGCCACCGGGGCGGGGCATGCCCTGGCTGGGCGCGAAGGGGTTGTTGCCGGGACGCGGGGCGCCGCCGCCACGCTCGCCACGCTCACCGCGGTCGGCGCCGCCGCCTCGACGGTCACGGGTCTGGCCCATGCCCTGGCTCGAGGAGAACGGGTTGTTGCCGGGACGCGGACCGGGCTTGGCGCCCGGACGGGCCGGACGGGGACCGGGGGCCGCGTCGGACGGGGCGCGCCCCTCGGCCGCGGGCTTGCGGCTGCGGGGGTCGCCCGGCGTCGGCGCGGGCCGGGAGCCGGGGCGCGGGGCCTCGGCGGCCGGACGCGACTCGGACTCCTTGGCGGGAGCGGTCTCGGCCGGACGGGCCTGCTCGGAGCCGGGACGGCTGGGAGCCGGACGCTCGGCGGCCGGACGCTCCTGCTGGGGCGCGGGGCGCTCCTGCTGGGGGGCCGGTCGCGGACCGGGGGTGGGCGCGCCGGGCTTGGCCGACGAGCCGGAGGTGGACGGGCGCGCGGGCTTGCCGGACGCGCCGTCCTTGCCGCCCTCGCCCTTCGACGCCGAGGTGGCGGCGGGCGGGGGGTTCTCGCGAATCTTGCGGACGACGGGGGGCTCGATGGTCGACGACGCCGACCTCACGAACTCTCCCTGCGCCTTCAGGTGGGCGAGCAATTCCTTGCTCTCTACCCCGAGCTCCTTGGCGAGCTCGTAGACCCTGAGTTTGGCCACGGTGTGGTGTCTCCTTGAAGGTTGCGCCACGACCGGGCCCTCTCTCAGGGCACAGCCGCGACTAGTGCTGGTGGGTGCTCATCGCTGAGTACTCATCGGGTGCTCATCAGCGTCAAACCCGCTTCCGGTTACTCGATGACAGGCCCTGTCGGGCCCGCCCTTACGTCGGACTGCTCAGGCGAGCAGGCCGTGTCACGACCGCTGCTGCACCCGGTCCTGCACCGCCGTGGCGTCGACCTCCGACCCCGCCGGGAGGCGGAGCGCTCGGCCGAACGCACGTCGTGCGATCGCGGTCTGCAGGCACTCGGGATCGAGGTGCACGTAGGCACCCCGGCCGGGAGCACGTCGCCGCTCGTCGGGGACCAGCCGCCACCGGGTGGTGCCGGGGTCTCCGAGCGCGACGACACGCAGCAGTACATCTTGGCCGTCCCTGCGCCTGCACCCCACGCAGGTGCGCACCGGAGAACGGTGCGACCCAGTGTCGGAGGGCACGGTGCAGCGACGGGCATCGCCCCCCACTCTACACGCTCGCGGTGTCCGGGCCGTCCTGCGGCGCGTCGGCCTGCTGCTCCTCGGTGTCCGCGCGGATGTCGATCTTCCAGCCGGTCAGTCGGTGCGCGAGACGGGCGTTCTGCCCCTCGCGGCCGATGGCCAGCGACAGCTGGTAGTCCGGCACGACGACCCGCACCTGGCGGGTGCGCTGGTCGACGATGCGGGCCGACTGGACCTTCGCGGGCGACAGCGCGGAGGCCACGAACTCCTCGGGGTCCTCGCTGTAGTCGACGATGTCGATCTTCTCGCCCTGCAGCTCGGCCATGACGGCGCGGACGCGCTGGCCCATCGGGCCGATGCAGGCGCCCTTGGCGTTGACGCCGGGCACCTTGGCGTGCACGGCGATCTTCGTCCGGTGCCCGGCCTCGCGGGCGATCGCCGCGATCTCGACGCTGCCGTCGGCGATCTCCGGGACCTCCAGGGCGAAGAGCCGGCGCACCAGGTTGGGGTGCGTGCGCGACAGCATGATCTGGGGGCCGCGCGGGCCGCGCTTGGCACTGACGACGTAGCAGCGGATGCGCTGCCCGTGCTCGTAGCGCTCGCCCGGCACCTGCTCGGCGGTGGGCAGCTCGCCCTCGACCGTGCCGAAGTCGACGAGCACGAAGCGGGGGTCGTTGGACTGCTGGATGATGCCGGAGGCGATGTCGCCCTCCCGGGCGCGGAAGTCGCCCAGCACGGCGTCGTCCTCGAGCTCGCGCATCCGCTGCGTGATCACCTGGCGGGCGGTCGCCGCCGCGACACGACCGAAGCCCTCTGGGGTGTCGTCGAACTCGGGGCCGGGCTCCCCGCGCGAGCCGTCCTCGAGGGTCGGGGCGTCCTCGCGCGCCCACACCGTCACGTGGCCGCTCTTGCGGTCGAGCTCGACGCGGGCGTGCCGGTAGTGGCCCTCCACCTTCTGGTAGGCCGACAGCAGGGCCTGCTCGATCGCCTCGACGATGATGTCCATGGGGATCTCGCGCTCGCGCTCCAAGAGCCGCAGCGCCGCCATGTCGATGTCCATCACAGGTCCTTTCCGTCGGGTCGGGAGAACTCGACCTGGACGGTCGCCCGGGTCAGTCCTTCCCAGGGGAGGTCAAGGCCGTCGCCGTCCCCTGCGGCGTCCCCGTCGGGGATCAGGCGTATGCCGTCGGCGCGCACCTCGGCGAGCCGGCCGGTGGTCGTGCCGGCGCCCTCGGCGGCGAGCACGACCGTGAGCAGGCGTCCGACGTTGCGCCGGAAGTGGTCACGGGTCAGCAGCGGGCGGTCCAGGCCGGGCGAGCTCACCTCGAGCGTGTAGGGGGCCTCCCCCATCACCTCGGAGCCGTCCAGCTCGGCGGACACGGTGCGCGTGGCCTCGGCGATCTCGTCGAGGCTCAGCGGCTCGACGCGGCTGGTGGTGTCCTCGGGCGGGAGCCCGGAGACGTCACGGGCCAGGAAGACGCGGACCAGGCGGCGGCGTCCGGCAGGCTGCACCGTGACGTCGTCGACGACGACGCCGCTGCCGGCGAGCGCCTCGGAGACCTGGCGGCTGATCGTCTCGGTACGTGCCCGGGCGTCCATCGGGTGCCTCCCTGCCATCTTCTGCTGTGTGCCGGCGGCAGGCAGCACGGGGCGCCCGACCACCGGTCCGGAAGCGACTACCCTACCGTCAACCATGGACCCCGTCATGCCGCCTCCCGTGTCCCGTCGTGCCCTCCTCCGCGCCGCGGCGCTCACCGGCGGGGCCCTGGTCCTCGCCGCGTGCGAGGACACGCCCGCCGACCGGGTCTCCCCGACCGACGGGGTCGAGCCCGACGACCCGGCCACCTGGCCCGCCGACACGGCGCTGCTCATCTCGGCCCGGCAGCGGCTGCACGGCTACCGGCTGGGGCTCGAGGCGGTGGGCACCGGCTCCAGCTCGGTGGCCAAGGACCTCGACCGGCTCTGGCGGGCGCAGCAGGAGCGCCTGGAGCTGCTCGTCACGCTCGGCGGCGTCCCGCTGCCGGAGCTCGCCGACCGGCCCGCGGTGACCCGTGCCGCGGACACCTCCTCCGCGACGGCGGACCCCTCGGACGCCACGTCCTCGCCGACGGCCGACGCGCCCAAGGCGTCGGACCTCGGCCGGGTGCTGCGGGCCGACCGCACCGAGGCCTGCCGGGAGCTGTCCACGGCCACGCCGGCCAACCTGCTGCTGCTCGCCTCGCTCACCGCCCAGCACGTCGCCTCGGCCGCCCGTCTGGGGGCCCGGGTCGAGTGGGAGCCGATGGGCGGGCCCGCCGGTGCGGCGGCCGTGCCGGTCCTGGCGGCCGCACGACCCGCCGTCTTCGGGCTCGAGGTGGTCGCCGCCCGCAGCGCGGCGGGCAGCGACGAGCGCGCTGCCTACGAGGCCGTGCTGGAGCCGCTCCAGGGCCTGACCCGCCAGCTGTCGACGCTGGCCGGTGCCGCCGCACCCGTCGCCCCGCTCGGCTACGACCTGCCCGAGCCGCTCGAGTCCGTCGAGGAGCGCCGCGAGCTCGCCCGCGCCCTCGTCGCCGACCTGGCCCCCGCCGCGCTCGACGCCGCCCAGCGGGTCCCCGGCGACCTCGCCCAGCTCTCGGGCGTCGTGCAGGTCGTCTCCGACGCCACGGTCTGGCTCGCCCGGCTCGGCGGGCGGACGCAGCCCTTCCCCGGTATGACGTTGCCGTGACCTTCTCCGCGGCCGAGCTGCCGCCCGCCTTCGTGGCGACCGTCGCCCAGCACCGGCCGGACGACGACCGGCCCGGACGGGTCGACGGGGAGACCTGGCTGCGCCGGCTGCCGGGCCTGGTCGACGAGGCCCTCGACCGCTGGAGCCTCACCCGTGACGGGCAGGCCCCGCTGCGGTGGGGCTTCACGGCGCTCGTCGTGCCGGTGCGCCGCCCCCGCGGCGACGCCGGCGTCCTCAAGATCGGCTGGCCCCACGTCGAGTCCGACACCGAGCACCTGGCCCTGCGCGCCTGGCGTGGTCGCGGTGCCGTGGAGCTGCTGGCCGCCGACCCGGCCTCGGGCACCCTCCTGCTCGAGCGCCTCGACGCCGAGCGCGACCTCACCACCGTGAGCATGCTCGACGCGTCCGAGGCCCTCGGGCAGCTCCTGGCCCGCCTCGACCGGCCCGCCTCGCCGTGGGCGCCCCCGCTCTCGGAGCAGCTCGCCCGCCAGGCGGACCGGCTGGCCGCGGCCGCCACCGACGCGGACGTGGCCCACCGCTTCCCGCGACGCATGCTCCAGCAGGCCGCCTCGCTCGCCTCCGGCCTCGTCGGCGACGGAGGGCTCGACGAGCGGCTGGTCCACACCGACCTGCACCACGCCAACGTGCTGTGGCGCCCGCAGCCAGGCGAGTGGGTGGCCATCGACCCCAAGACGGTGGCCGGCGACCCGCACTGGGCCGTGGCCCCCGCGATCTGGAACCGCTGGTCGGGGGCCCTCGCCGCGCCCGACCTGCGCTCCCACCTCTCGTTCCGCGTCGAGCTGATCTGCGGCGCCGCCGGCCTCGACCCCGACCGGGCCCGGGCGATGACGATCGTCCGCGTCGCCGACAACGCCCTCCGGTCGATCCGCGCCGGCCGCGACGACGTGGCCGAGGAGGTCACCCGCTCCGTCGCCATCGTCAAGGCGATGCAGCGCGGCTGACCGCGGCGCACGGCATACCCCGCTGTCAGGCGCCGCCCGGGAGCCTCCCCCGCGTGCACGCCGCCGCCCGTCGGCGCTCATCACGCGCGCCGCCGATCACGCCAGCGGCCTCTGCTTCCTGCCCGGCGTGTCGCGCACATCGACGAGGTGTCCTGCGGCGTGTCGGTCGCCCTGGCGACCATCGTGCACACGCCACGCCGGGTCACCCCGTCTCGCCCACGCTGCCGACGACCTCGTCCCCGACCCGGACGGGACCGTAGGCGCGGCCGACGTTGCGCAGCACGACCGTCCGGATCCGCGCCAGCGTGGCCTCCGGTCGACGATGGATCGACCACGGCGTGACCCCCAGGCAGATGACGTCGTGCTCGGGGTAGGCGCCGTCGCCCTCGACCGTGAGGCTCCACAGGTCGGTGCCCTCGTCGTCGTAGCCGCTGTGGAACTGCCGGGAGTGGACCTGCACCGCGACGCCCGCAGCCGGGAAGAAGCCGTCCGGGGTCCCGATGAGGCACGCGCCGTCGGTGGTGAGGAGCGGCACGTTGAGCAGCATGGGAGGGAGGTCGGGGTCATCCTCGACGAGATCGGCCAGCGCTCCTTCCGGCATGCTCCACGCTCCCCTGACGAAGGTCGCCAGCCCCTGGCGGACCGGGCGGGTGCCGCGACGTGGGGCCGCTGCGAGCTCCGCCTCGAGCCGGTCGCTCGTCGTGAGCCGGCGTT
This genomic interval carries:
- the rimP gene encoding ribosome maturation factor RimP, coding for MAGRHPMDARARTETISRQVSEALAGSGVVVDDVTVQPAGRRRLVRVFLARDVSGLPPEDTTSRVEPLSLDEIAEATRTVSAELDGSEVMGEAPYTLEVSSPGLDRPLLTRDHFRRNVGRLLTVVLAAEGAGTTTGRLAEVRADGIRLIPDGDAAGDGDGLDLPWEGLTRATVQVEFSRPDGKDL
- a CDS encoding YlxR family protein encodes the protein MGGDARRCTVPSDTGSHRSPVRTCVGCRRRDGQDVLLRVVALGDPGTTRWRLVPDERRRAPGRGAYVHLDPECLQTAIARRAFGRALRLPAGSEVDATAVQDRVQQRS
- the nusA gene encoding transcription termination factor NusA translates to MDIDMAALRLLEREREIPMDIIVEAIEQALLSAYQKVEGHYRHARVELDRKSGHVTVWAREDAPTLEDGSRGEPGPEFDDTPEGFGRVAAATARQVITQRMRELEDDAVLGDFRAREGDIASGIIQQSNDPRFVLVDFGTVEGELPTAEQVPGERYEHGQRIRCYVVSAKRGPRGPQIMLSRTHPNLVRRLFALEVPEIADGSVEIAAIAREAGHRTKIAVHAKVPGVNAKGACIGPMGQRVRAVMAELQGEKIDIVDYSEDPEEFVASALSPAKVQSARIVDQRTRQVRVVVPDYQLSLAIGREGQNARLAHRLTGWKIDIRADTEEQQADAPQDGPDTASV
- the infB gene encoding translation initiation factor IF-2, coding for MAKLRVYELAKELGVESKELLAHLKAQGEFVRSASSTIEPPVVRKIRENPPPAATSASKGEGGKDGASGKPARPSTSGSSAKPGAPTPGPRPAPQQERPAPQQERPAAERPAPSRPGSEQARPAETAPAKESESRPAAEAPRPGSRPAPTPGDPRSRKPAAEGRAPSDAAPGPRPARPGAKPGPRPGNNPFSSSQGMGQTRDRRGGGADRGERGERGGGAPRPGNNPFAPSQGMPRPGGTRGAGAAGPGGPRPGGPRPAPRPGGVRPNPGMMPERASVPRPGERPARPAGGRGRPGGGPGGGPGAGAGGGFRGGPGGRGGGPRGRGGTAGAFGRGGGKVRGRKSKRAKRQEFEAMQAPAIGGVNVPRGNGQVIQVRRGASLTDFADKINVDPASLVTVLFHLGEMATATQSLDEDTFAVLGAELGYDIRVVSPEEEERELLSAFGLDLEAEAEAESDEDLQPRPPVVTVMGHVDHGKTRLLDAIRRSDVGGGEAGGITQHIGAYQVRTEHEGVERAITFIDTPGHEAFTAMRARGAKVTDIAILVVAADDGVMPQTVEALNHAQAADVPIVVAVNKIDVEGANPAKIRQQLTEYGLIAEEYGGETMFVDVSAKQGQNIDALLDAVLLTADAALDLRANPDKDARGVAIEANLDKGRGPVATVLVQQGTLRVGDAIVTGASHGRVRALLDEHGNNVSEAGPSRPVQVLGLDSVARAGDTFVVAPDDRTARQIAEKREAADRQAALAKSRKRISLEDLNQALAQGKVETLNLILKGDVSGSVEALEDALLQIDVGDEVDLRIIDRGVGAITMNNINLAVASDAIILGFNVRAEGQNADYAEKEGVEIRYYSVIYQAIEDIENALKGMLKPEYEEVETGTAEIREIFRSSKFGNVAGCLVRSGTITRGAKARITRQGVVVTENLEVAGLRRFKDDVTEVREGYECGINLGSFNDLQIDDVITTYEMREIPRT
- a CDS encoding DUF4439 domain-containing protein — translated: MDPVMPPPVSRRALLRAAALTGGALVLAACEDTPADRVSPTDGVEPDDPATWPADTALLISARQRLHGYRLGLEAVGTGSSSVAKDLDRLWRAQQERLELLVTLGGVPLPELADRPAVTRAADTSSATADPSDATSSPTADAPKASDLGRVLRADRTEACRELSTATPANLLLLASLTAQHVASAARLGARVEWEPMGGPAGAAAVPVLAAARPAVFGLEVVAARSAAGSDERAAYEAVLEPLQGLTRQLSTLAGAAAPVAPLGYDLPEPLESVEERRELARALVADLAPAALDAAQRVPGDLAQLSGVVQVVSDATVWLARLGGRTQPFPGMTLP
- the rbfA gene encoding 30S ribosome-binding factor RbfA produces the protein MVDNARARRIAERIKQLVTQGLSQVVKDERVGFVTITDVRVTGDLQHASVFYTVLGTDEDRTTAAEVLEEYRGRLRSFVGKGLGIRLTPTLEFLLDALPEDAQHLDELLREVARRDAELAAARAAAGYAGDEDPYRKPRTDDEDDADADDRD
- the truB gene encoding tRNA pseudouridine(55) synthase TruB codes for the protein MTATDAPVGDGLLVVDKPAGWTSHDVVGRARRLCRTRRVGHAGTLDPMATGVLVLGVNKGTKLLTFLVGHDKGYAATVRLGQSTLTDDAEGEVTGGADASRVTDEQVREAVAGLTGDIAQVPSAVSAIKVDGKRSYARVRSGEDVELAARPVTVSRFDVLAVRRPGEPGPDGEPLPDGVLDLDVEVDVSSGTYVRALARDLGAALGVGGHLTALRRTRVGGLTLDHAVPLEQLDPETGPGPTAYLVDLADAARAALPARELTEEEARALGYGQRVDSGEPGRTGPVAAFGPDGRLVAILDESRRTARPHVVLAPAGAK
- a CDS encoding aminoglycoside phosphotransferase family protein yields the protein MTFSAAELPPAFVATVAQHRPDDDRPGRVDGETWLRRLPGLVDEALDRWSLTRDGQAPLRWGFTALVVPVRRPRGDAGVLKIGWPHVESDTEHLALRAWRGRGAVELLAADPASGTLLLERLDAERDLTTVSMLDASEALGQLLARLDRPASPWAPPLSEQLARQADRLAAAATDADVAHRFPRRMLQQAASLASGLVGDGGLDERLVHTDLHHANVLWRPQPGEWVAIDPKTVAGDPHWAVAPAIWNRWSGALAAPDLRSHLSFRVELICGAAGLDPDRARAMTIVRVADNALRSIRAGRDDVAEEVTRSVAIVKAMQRG